One Alnus glutinosa chromosome 13, dhAlnGlut1.1, whole genome shotgun sequence genomic window, GTGACTTCGGCAATTTAAAACCCTGCTACATGGAGCTGGTTAAAGGGATAGAAGGGGTGACTGGAATTCTAATGGTAATGTTAATGGCGGTTGCATTTATACTTGCAACACGATGGTTCAGACGGAGTCTGATTAAGCTGCCAAAGCCCTTTGGTAGGCTAAGTGGTTTCAATGCCTTCTGGTATTCACACCACCTATTTGTCGCCGTCTATGCCTTGCTTATTGTCCATGGGACATTCCTCTACCTGGCCCACAAGTGGTACCACAAGACGGTATATATCCTTAATTTTCAAGTGATATTTAACCTACCTTTAACCAAGTCAATATATATTACTTCTCTTGAGAACATTGAGTTCGATCATGCATGCAGACATGGATGTATCTTGCAGTTCCAGTTTTAGTATATGCTGGAGAAAGGGCCTTGAGGTTCTTTCGGTCGGCCTCCTATGATGTCCGTCTTCTGGAGGTGAGAATAACTTTTACCAACCACATCTGCCATTTATTTTACTGCACACCTAAGTTGCATAATATAAGCATGAGTGTGTAGACTGTGTGGAACGCTTCGATCGGAACTCACTCGACTTGAATTCATGGCTGgctctctttaattttttattttttttttaattaacttgaaTTGTAAAATGTTTAGGCTGCAGTTTATCCCGGAAACGTTCTTATGTTGCAAATGTCTAAGCCACCTCAGTTTAAGTACAAGAGTGGACAATACATGTTTATCCAATGTCCGACTGTTTCGGCATTTCAGTGGTAAGTCACCACAACTTTCCCTGATTatcacgtatatatatatatatcttggggAATTAATACAATACTCAATTGCATGCGTAGAATTTATCTTGATCCTTTATGGTAATATGCATGTCGTGATTTATGTATCCCAGGCATCCATTTTCCATTACCTCCGCTCCCGGAGATGACTACCTTAGTGTTCACATTAGGCAGTTAGGTGATTGGACACAAGAGCTTATTCGAGTATTCTCTCAAGCCTCTCTGGCCGGAAATAGTATGGCTgatgaaacaaccaagaagAGGTGCATTTTTGTACTGCATGCTTTCTAATGTCTTCCCTCCTTAATCATTAATTAGCATTAGTGATAAGTTATTTAAAATGTGAAATTCCTATATGTCTGGAGATAACAGTTGGCCGAAGCTCTTAATAGATGGACCTTATGCTGCCCCAGCACAAGACTACCGCAAGTATGATGTCTTGCTACTTGTTGGTATGGGGATTGGAGCAACTCCTTTCATCAGTATTCTCAAAGATTTGCTCAACAACATGAGCAAAATGGAGGAGAAGGCAGTAAGTTACTTGtcgtccttttcttttcttttttcctttttttttttttttatgaataagcaGAATTAGCTTTCATTCAACAACCAAATCTGTACAATTAAGCAATCGGCCAAAACTAGCTGAACAATAACAAAGGAGCAAACAAAAGCTCTCGCACAACAACCTCAAAAACTACGCAACCAAAACAAACCAACTAAACAACcagaaaaataaagacagagCTAGTCTGCAAAGCCAACAACAAAATAGTTACTTTTGAACTcatgattgcaaaaatgataaaaaatcaGAGAGgttgtaagtgaagtttttcatttattttatttgttagtCACGGATAGAAGATATCAACTTTTAACCTGAAAGTACGTAACTTATACTAGTTAATTAATCTGTTTGAATATTTCATTGACTTATTACAATTATGccctaaattaaaaaaatattgcgtcGTGCAAAATAACACTTGAGTTTCCTTGTCATCAGGAGGCCGATTCAATCTCGAATGTCGTCAGTGCTCACTTTTATTGGGTAACAAGGGAGAAAGGCTCCTTTGAGTGGTTTAAAGGGGTCATTGATGAAGTTGGTGATCTTGATCAAAGGGTAAAAACTAACGTTAATTCTCTAGCATCACgtgttttaatttaattatttttgttgaaatttccCTAATTGTCAATTAATTTGGACTTTAATCAGGGTGTCATTGAGATGCACAACTACTTGACTAGTGTGTATGAGGAAGGAGACGCCCGATCAGCCTTCATTACCATGGTTCAAGCACTCAACCATGCTAAGAATGGAGTGGACATTGTTTCAGGCACTAGGGTAATTTAAGCTCTTTGATAATTACCATACTCAAAACTAATTATACTATAccacacaccattcatcatTCATGCCATGCATCCATCTTAAGCTAACCCCTTGGGTGTGCTAGTACTGTATTCAAATGAACGATAGATTTAAGAATTGACGAATGtgacttaattaattagtggtTCATCATGTGATTAGTAACAACTTATGACAAGTACCTTAGCGCGTTTtctaactgtttttttttttttttgttaatttaccacttatttcaaaagtttaatttgacagaaaatgacaaattaaattttttaaggtaatattttaacattatcCTCATGTGAGAGGGATCAAATTCAAGACTTTTAACTCTAAGACCATGTTAATTGGATCGttatttattctaaaagtttaagacgataagaaatatttgtgaataaatattctaacaatttattatgtTTCCTATATTATCAGGTTCAAACGCATTTTGGAAGGCCTAAGTGGAAGAAAGTTTTCTCCGATATGTGTTCCAAGCACTGTGGTGCAAGAATTGGTGAGAAAAATCTCCATGAGCCCATAAAAAATATTGGGTGATTCAGATTTCTTCCAATGCTAACATTATGGTTTTGGTGAATTGGATCAGGGGTATTCTACTGTGGGGCACCAGTTTTGGCTAAAGAACTCAACAAGCTCTGCAATGAGTTCAATCTAAAAGGCCCAACCAAGTATGAATTCCACGAGGAACATTTctagaattgaatctaaaactTTTAGTAATAGAGCAGGGATATATAGAAAGGGCTTTCGTATTGAGAAAACATGCTAGCTAGTATATACATACCATGAATTACACAATTAAGATGTAGAAAACAGGCAATCTTCTCCAAATTGCATGCTTTTAGTGCTTAGAATAAAAGTAGATTGAAATATGCTTATAGGCATCAAGAATTAACAGCtagctagatttttttttaactttgtgtTAATGATGATGAGATCGAGCTTCTTTATTTTGGTCACGCAATTGTCCATGGGCCTTGTATGAGGTAATTAAGTATCTCACTGCACTTAATTCCCTGATTGAGTACGTTGTTCAAGCCTGCGCATCCAAAGTTCAAactaaaattttccatttttatgtatggacaaattattttctttttcttggtcaAATAGATGCCAAATGATTGCTTATTACTATGAATCGAGTATACTTGtgcgtgtaaaaaataaaataaaaaataaaaaataaaaaataaaaaataaaaataaaaaattagggaaaacttcactaaTTAACTCTCCTAATTTTCATGACATTTGCAATTACtcttttaaacttaaaaaactctaaatttagtgtatccatttttatttttatttttttgcagtttttttcaattttactcaaccgttaagatttttcgttaaatcatgttaaaatacccaaaatagccctcattttttaaatgggaaaaaaaagaagaagaagaagaacgaaaaCAATTGCAATGCCAATGACTAATTAGGCATTGGTAATtaaggatttaacgaaatttgcaaaatacCCATGACTGaatgtttgaaatttttctttttatatatatttaaaaataaataaataaaaaaatcatggatattttgatagaatttaatgaaaaaatcctaacggattgatgaaattgaaaaataaatacactaaattaagagtttttgaagCTTAGGAAGTAATTGCAAAAGAGACGACAATTTATAAGGTTAAGTGAAATTTCTCCAAAAAGTTAGAGCTTACATTGGATAGATATATATCACAAATGTAAGTCGTTAATATAAAAAGGAAATTTGCCaagtttattgaattttttttttttaaatacgaAGTAGTTTAAATTGACAAACAAAAGGAAGTCACTCGTAATCATggagaaaataatgaagaaaaattaGTGGAATAAGACGAAACACGACATGCGTCTTTCGTTTTCATTCCCTTAAAACAGTTTTGAGTTTCTTAAAGCAAAGGTTGAAAAAGATGAACCCATTTTCATCGCCATTTAGAGGGTCAGTGATTCAGTGTTAGTGCATGTCATTCTTACTCTTCCTTCgcgatttcttttaatttggtcAACCAAACTTCTGTGGTCCAAACACACAACAGAAAGTTATAGCAAATCGCTCCAATTTCTCCCTTGTTGAGAACGACACTCAATTTGGGTTTGCTCCTCAAGGTATACTTGTGcttgttaatttgtttgtttgtgcaGGTGATGAATGtcaatgataatatatatatatatatatatatatatatatatatatatatatgttggagttagaaaaaattaattaatattgataATTAACATAACTCGATTGGCAGAAACTACCAAAGCAGTGCCCACTAAAATAAGCTTGACCACCAATTAAAGTTGCTTAATGATTTATAACTGATGATCTTTTATTGATATACTTCCAAATTTATAGAATACAAATGACAAAAGGTATTATTCTAAATAATAGCATGCCTTGGTTTCCTGTTCGGTTGTTGAATGgggttttgattcttttgaagcATCTTTAGGATCTTGAATTTATGGGGGTAGTGGCGACGAGAAATGTTATAAGTCgctcttttgtcatttttgtattctttcaagaatgatgtggtttttaaaattatcattgagcTTGTgtttgatcactattaaattttgattaagtaGTGattttagagcattcctagtgagttctccatttcaaatttttcaccaaaatttggtaaaaaactcaaaaaaaaacccactccAACAAActctataatttttctatttaaacttttatcaaaatttcactccaaatttggctcacaaattttatgagctatttaatattttattatatctcTTTCATTTtacttcacttttcacttttcctctctcCTCATTTATTAGGAGTGATTgcttaaaactaataataaattaatatttagttgaaatagagaaagatttggagagtttgatgtgatataaattaaaaaaaaaaaaaaaaagatttgaaattttgtgtACGaaaaaagcgaaaaaaaaattattatgattattattattattattattattattatgaattttttgttaaaataataataaaaatatggttgatatgatatttaaaaaaaaaagaaaaaagaaaaaaaaaagaatgtttttaatttgattttttttataaaaaaattggaatggTTTGCCATAGTACATGATCttctaaaagttaaaaaaaaaaaaagaaaaaaaaaaaaaaaaaaaaaaaaaaaggaggctTTGCGAAGAATGCCACAGGATGTCAGAGACAGGTTTTGATCTATTTTTTGGGCCCAACTAAGTTAATGAGATTTTATTATGGCCCTTAGTAATTAGGCCATAGATGGGCTTAGTTAGATGAAGGCCCAAGTGGTCCAATTCTGACCTGTCCCCCAAAAAGTGGAGCTCAAGCCCATTAAATTTACGTGCGATGCATGTGATCGATGTGACCTAAAAACTTCATAGATTTTAGTATCATCATCAATTTTGGTATGACAACGTTGTTGCAACAGCCCAATACCAGAAGGCAGAAGTCCAAGCAAAGAATTTCCTATATTGTCAATGCTATCGATCCATAGGTGAAATTAAACGGCCAGTTGAGACTGAAATATTACTGAAGCCTTTTCTTTGGAGATCAATCATGTGGTTCCTGCCATGCATGCTTTTTGGATAGGATTGGCTTTGTAGTGAGTGACACCGGATAGAGTTATAATTGTTCTGACGGCATATGTTAGTAGCATAAATTTTTGTAGATAAAGAAATAATCTTAATATTAAatagggagaacttcacttataacctttaatatttcatcactttttaaaaaaaatgtatccaaactttaaaaagtgtcaatttaaggtatttatctttcaatttttttttttttaatttcaacaatccgttaaaatttttcgttaaatcctgtcaaaattttcaaaattagcCCTTTACTtagaaattgtaaatttttttttttattattattatttttaaaaaaaggctaAACTACCACGACATGCATTCTAATAATATGACAGTTGTATagcaatctactaaatagcattaattaacgaaaaaaaaaaggctttataAAGCTCAACCTCAACAATCCAAACAATCCAGTGAAGACCGGAAACAACTCCTACATAGGGACAAAACCCCCTAGCTAGGAAACCAACAAAAACAGCACAACAACAACGAACTACTGTTCCACAGAGAGCCTCAACCTTATAACAACTTACTACTACAAGCAAACCAGAAAACAACGGAGCAGAAAAGCAAAATAAACCCGCAGCAACCACAAAGAACAAAAGTCATTAACTTCTACGAGAGCAATTCAGGGGAAACTTAACAAACAATCTAGTCTTCACTTCCCATCTAATCCTTGAAATAGTTTTCTGAAACAGGTAGAGAAATTATTTCCTTTCATCACTTGAACACTCCAGGGACTTAACCATATCCCAATCTAGAGGAGGACAAGGAATAGAATAACCCAGAATCATAGAAAAAACCCCAGCAAACCAACATTAGAAACACAGCAACCCTCCATTCCAAACAGACCAACTAGATAAGATTTTGCATATTCCATTTAGAAACAAGATTCATAGAATTCCGGAGGTGCTTGAAATACCCTTTAGCTAGGATCCTAGCCCGGGCTTCCCACCTAATACGAGCCAGGAGTGGTTCCTCAGTGCGTGGAGTATTATTGTGCAAGAGATCATTTCTCTGCTTCCATAAATGGTACACAGTAGCTCCAACACCATACGATATAAGACTGCATGCGCCGATGAAGCTCCATCCATTGAAGAAAGAAGTCATATATACGTTGGCTTCGTTGTTCCCTTCAATTTGAATTCCTTATTCAGGTTCAACTTGAGGACGTTGGGTGATGCAGGTAATGATAAGAGTAGGAACGGTTTGGAGAGTGTCACAAAACCATAACTCAAAAATGAAAGGCTTTcgaaaacagtttttatttttttacatcacttGTGGAGTCTCATAATCAACAATAGGCTAGGAAATTCAAAGGGCTTTAattatttggttttttgtttatCAGATCGATGTTTCTGATTTAGTTTTAGGAATTTCTGTTCACCTTAAAGTTTTACTTTTCCAGTCAATTCTATCTTAGTCATGCTATATAATAGACCatgtgtgtatttttttttttaaaaaaaaaactatatatatatatatatatatatatatatatatatatatagttcaagtCAAAGATCAAAGTGAAAGTTGAGGAGGTTTACAAAGTTGACCATGGTCAAGTGCTTTTTGGGTTGTCTCAGaacttgcaattttattttcttccccagagataaatatatatatatggtttttgtTTGCTTAAATCTAATACGTTTGATTGAGCGTGTGATTAACTGATAACAGTAACATCTTTAGGTAAAAGAAATTGCATTCGTTTAGTTGAGCTTTTACTATCTTAAATGTCTTTATTTTTGGCACTACTATTCTTTCGATTTACTTGGGCGTGTTTTGATCGCTAGCTAATTTGTcgttttttcactttttgaaaATGTTCAAGCGAATTATACCTAGGATAAtttttgtgaaaaagaaaactgatattatatatatatatatgatacgaTGACGTTTTGAATGCGTTTTAAAGTTGGATATAAAATTGGTGAATTAAAAAGATATTAATTATATGAGCATTAAGTCTCAATAATTAGCTGTTCACCACGTAAAACTCTCAGTTTCCAGTGATCAGATGGAAGGCGTGGCAAAGGAAAATAatgggtgtatatatatatatatatatatatatatatatatagggggtGTGGGGACCATTCGATCTGCATGGTCTGGCGAGCATTTCTTTCTATATATGTTTGTGCATATGGTTTCAGTTTCATAGGTGGTGTGGTATTATTATGGTGGTGGAAACGTACAAAATTATACAAAACCAGTGATTCGATCAGAAGCATATTACAAAAAAAGGCAACAGCTTAGAGATCAAATTGAACCAGCAGCATGCATGGCTCATCGGCTCTCT contains:
- the LOC133854224 gene encoding respiratory burst oxidase homolog protein F-like; this translates as MKDSKEFALEIFDVLSRRRRLKGDKISRDELYEFWLQITDENFDSRVQIFFQMVDKNEDGSITEEEIKEIIMLSASANKLSRVKEQAGEYAALMMEELDAERLGFIELWQLEAVLLKPETYLDKCSPAPSCSSQALSQKLQSLRSTINYLQKNWRRLGLLSLWMVIMTALVTWKFYQYMDKDGFKVMGYCLLTAKGAAETLKFNMALILLPVCRNTITWLRSTKLAYLIPFDDNINFHKVIAAGIVIGIILHAGTHLACDFPRLVNLPEKIYGLIFLDRDFGNLKPCYMELVKGIEGVTGILMVMLMAVAFILATRWFRRSLIKLPKPFGRLSGFNAFWYSHHLFVAVYALLIVHGTFLYLAHKWYHKTTWMYLAVPVLVYAGERALRFFRSASYDVRLLEAAVYPGNVLMLQMSKPPQFKYKSGQYMFIQCPTVSAFQWHPFSITSAPGDDYLSVHIRQLGDWTQELIRVFSQASLAGNSMADETTKKSWPKLLIDGPYAAPAQDYRKYDVLLLVGMGIGATPFISILKDLLNNMSKMEEKAVSYLSRISFHSTTKSADSISNVVSAHFYWVTREKGSFEWFKGVIDEVGDLDQRGVIEMHNYLTSVYEEGDARSAFITMVQALNHAKNGVDIVSGTRVQTHFGRPKWKKVFSDMCSKHCGARIGVFYCGAPVLAKELNKLCNEFNLKGPTKYEFHEEHF